The following are encoded together in the uncultured Draconibacterium sp. genome:
- a CDS encoding LptF/LptG family permease, with amino-acid sequence MKRLHLYVIRSFLGPFFMTFFIVLFILLMQFLWKYVDDLVGKGLDFSVLGEMMFYASFALLPLAFPLAMLLASIMTFGALGENYELVAMKASGISLVRIMRPLVVIAILITGVAFYFANNVLPETNLRFSTLLYSVKKQRPELVLQAGVFTNEMDGYSIKVGTKNNTTKMLYDLLIYDHTGNKANESVTVADSGFLRITEDKRYMVLDLYNGVNYQEQKSENKNNKDNHAYQRNQFDAQTIRVRVKDFEFDRKDESIFKNQYRMLNISQLMLMEDTLQDDYYTRLRNYMMQLNVTPHLSKKMYNLTVPHDSLKRDEVVEVADSIFNFDEHFERIDKWVKADIAKTALNDARGVVQNLSMYEGQLYLKKKTLNKYKMERHRKYTLSIAVLIFFFIGAPLGAIIRKGGLGMPVVVSIFLFILYYIVSMSGEKTAREDVWNMINGMWFSSYIFFPIGVWLTFKAATDSSIMTAETYTKFFKRLTNIPFIGKKKSEQ; translated from the coding sequence ATGAAGCGTTTACATTTATACGTTATCCGATCTTTTTTAGGGCCATTTTTTATGACCTTCTTCATCGTGCTATTTATTCTGCTCATGCAGTTTCTTTGGAAATATGTGGACGATTTGGTGGGTAAGGGGCTCGATTTTAGCGTATTGGGCGAAATGATGTTTTATGCATCGTTTGCTTTACTACCATTGGCCTTTCCTTTGGCCATGTTACTTGCTTCTATTATGACATTTGGAGCCCTTGGCGAAAATTACGAGCTGGTAGCGATGAAAGCATCTGGTATTTCTTTGGTTCGAATAATGCGACCATTGGTTGTTATTGCCATTTTAATTACCGGAGTTGCCTTTTATTTTGCAAATAATGTTCTGCCTGAAACCAATTTACGTTTTTCAACTTTGTTGTATAGTGTAAAAAAACAACGGCCCGAATTGGTATTACAAGCCGGAGTATTTACAAACGAAATGGATGGCTACAGTATTAAAGTGGGGACTAAAAACAACACTACAAAAATGCTCTACGATCTGTTAATTTACGATCACACCGGCAACAAAGCCAATGAGAGCGTTACTGTGGCAGATTCAGGTTTTCTGAGAATTACCGAAGACAAAAGATACATGGTGCTTGATTTGTACAACGGTGTTAATTATCAGGAGCAAAAATCGGAAAACAAAAACAACAAAGACAACCATGCCTACCAGCGAAACCAGTTCGATGCCCAAACCATTCGTGTTCGGGTAAAAGACTTCGAGTTTGACCGCAAAGATGAAAGTATCTTTAAAAATCAATACCGAATGTTAAACATCAGTCAGTTGATGTTAATGGAAGATACTCTTCAGGATGATTATTACACGCGTCTTCGGAATTATATGATGCAATTAAATGTAACGCCGCATCTCTCAAAAAAGATGTATAATTTAACTGTTCCACACGATTCTTTAAAACGGGATGAGGTGGTTGAGGTAGCTGATTCAATTTTTAATTTTGACGAACATTTTGAGCGAATTGATAAGTGGGTGAAAGCAGACATAGCCAAAACAGCCTTAAACGATGCCCGTGGCGTTGTTCAGAATTTATCGATGTATGAAGGCCAACTCTACCTGAAAAAGAAAACACTTAATAAATATAAAATGGAACGACACAGAAAGTATACCTTGTCTATTGCTGTGTTGATTTTCTTTTTTATAGGTGCTCCGCTTGGTGCAATTATTCGAAAAGGTGGGCTTGGAATGCCCGTTGTTGTCTCCATTTTTCTTTTTATTTTGTACTACATCGTTTCCATGAGTGGCGAAAAAACAGCACGTGAGGATGTATGGAATATGATTAACGGAATGTGGTTTTCGTCGTATATCTTTTTCCCGATTGGCGTATGGCTTACTTTTAAAGCGGCCACCGATTCATCAATTATGACCGCTGAAACTTATACCAAATTTTTCAAACGTTTGACCAATATTCCATTTATTGGCAAAAAGAAGTCGGAGCAATAA
- a CDS encoding START-like domain-containing protein codes for MTDKIKINMEYIINCSPKVLYNRLSTASGLTEWFADDVRVRGKKYTFVWEGSEQSAEMTLHKENRLVRFVWLDEEDTYFEFKITRDELTGDVSLLVTDFTEEDEKEETESLWSSQVESLKHVLGS; via the coding sequence ATGACTGACAAGATCAAAATAAACATGGAGTATATCATAAATTGCTCACCTAAAGTTTTATACAATCGTTTAAGTACTGCTTCTGGTTTAACAGAATGGTTTGCCGACGATGTTCGGGTACGCGGTAAAAAATATACTTTTGTTTGGGAAGGATCGGAACAAAGTGCAGAAATGACCCTGCACAAAGAAAACAGATTGGTACGTTTTGTTTGGCTCGACGAAGAAGATACTTACTTTGAGTTTAAAATCACCCGCGATGAACTGACCGGTGATGTTTCGTTGCTGGTAACCGATTTTACCGAAGAGGACGAAAAAGAAGAAACTGAAAGTTTATGGAGCTCGCAGGTGGAGAGTTTAAAACATGTTCTTGGCTCATAA
- a CDS encoding family 78 glycoside hydrolase catalytic domain has product MRIILTTLLLSFLSFYLLGQNSTRVENLRCEYLENPLGVDSPNPRFTWMLSDPESGASQQAYQILVSTDSAKVAQGTGDVWDSGKRNSDAILTQFAGKDLKPFTKYFWLVSVWNQKNEKESSAVASFETGMMGKHNWKGSWISDYKDINEKAAPYFRKEFETEKKIKSARAYMVAAGLFELYLNGEKVGNHRLDPMYTRFDRRNLYVTFDVTAQLKSGRNAIGVLLGNGWYNHQSMGVWDFHNAPWRNRPAFCLDLRITYEDGTVETIVSERDWKTSTGGVVFNSIYTAEHFDARKEKQGWNTPGFDDSKWQGVKYRPTPSQNIVSQLLHPIRNVEEIVPQQMTKINDTTYLYDLGRNIAGVSQISVRGKEGTIIKLKHTERLSVDGRADASNIDVYYRGDKVTDPFQTDIFILSGKGEEQFMPKFNYKGFRYVEVTCSHPIDLKKDNLKGYFMHSDVPQAGSIEASNPLINKLWWATNNSYLSNFIGYPTDCPQREKNGWTGDAHFAIETGLYNYDGITIYEKWLADHRDEQQPNGVLPDIIPTGGWGYGTDNGVDWTSTIAIIPWNIYMYYGDSKLLADCYDNIKRYVNYIDSRSPDGLTSWGRGDWVPVKSQSTKELMSSIYYYVDTQILADAAKLFGKQDDHTRYSTLAQKIKQSVNEKYLNEETGTYANGTQTEQSMPLMWNVVPADMRKLVADNLAKKVEENGFHLDVGVHGAKALLFALSENGHAETAYKVAVQDKYPSWGWWIVNGATTLLENWDLEAPRDISDNHMMFGAVGGWFYRGLGGIYPDENHPGFKNVILKPNFISSLENIKVSHKSPYGEIISAWQHKGKAILYSVTLPANSVADFYVPSGYSIQKASEAASGKKVNLTVNENGIYKLQAGSYVIELR; this is encoded by the coding sequence ATGAGAATTATATTAACCACTTTACTTCTTTCATTTCTGTCTTTTTATTTGTTGGGGCAAAATAGTACCCGGGTTGAAAATTTGCGTTGCGAGTATCTGGAAAATCCCTTAGGTGTTGATTCGCCAAATCCTCGTTTCACATGGATGTTATCAGATCCGGAATCCGGGGCGAGCCAGCAGGCTTATCAAATTCTGGTTTCAACCGATTCGGCAAAAGTTGCACAAGGTACAGGCGATGTTTGGGATTCGGGAAAAAGAAATTCCGATGCCATTCTTACTCAATTCGCAGGGAAAGATCTAAAGCCTTTTACCAAATATTTCTGGTTGGTTTCGGTCTGGAACCAAAAGAATGAAAAGGAAAGTTCTGCCGTCGCTTCGTTTGAAACAGGAATGATGGGTAAGCACAACTGGAAAGGGAGTTGGATTAGCGATTACAAGGATATAAACGAAAAAGCTGCGCCCTATTTCAGAAAGGAGTTTGAAACAGAAAAGAAAATCAAGTCGGCGCGTGCTTATATGGTTGCTGCAGGTTTGTTTGAGTTGTATCTAAATGGCGAAAAAGTTGGTAACCACAGGCTCGATCCGATGTACACCCGTTTCGATCGTCGTAATCTGTATGTAACATTTGATGTTACTGCTCAGCTAAAAAGTGGTAGAAATGCCATTGGAGTTCTGCTCGGCAATGGCTGGTACAATCACCAATCAATGGGTGTTTGGGATTTTCATAATGCACCCTGGCGAAACCGGCCGGCATTTTGCCTCGACCTTCGAATTACCTATGAGGATGGAACTGTGGAAACCATTGTTTCAGAGCGCGACTGGAAAACTTCGACCGGAGGTGTTGTTTTTAACAGCATTTATACGGCAGAACATTTCGATGCACGAAAAGAAAAGCAAGGATGGAATACTCCCGGATTTGACGATAGCAAATGGCAGGGAGTTAAATACCGGCCAACTCCTTCTCAGAATATTGTTTCTCAATTGTTGCATCCCATCCGAAATGTGGAAGAGATTGTTCCTCAACAAATGACAAAAATAAATGATACAACCTATTTGTACGATCTGGGAAGAAATATTGCGGGTGTTAGTCAAATCAGTGTACGAGGTAAAGAAGGCACAATTATTAAATTAAAACATACTGAAAGATTGTCTGTCGATGGTAGAGCTGATGCTTCGAACATCGATGTGTATTACAGAGGAGATAAAGTAACTGATCCTTTTCAAACTGATATTTTTATCCTTAGTGGAAAAGGAGAGGAGCAGTTTATGCCAAAGTTTAACTACAAGGGATTTCGTTATGTTGAAGTTACCTGCAGCCATCCAATCGATTTGAAAAAAGACAATCTGAAGGGATATTTTATGCACAGCGATGTGCCGCAAGCCGGCAGTATTGAAGCATCAAATCCGTTGATCAATAAGTTATGGTGGGCTACAAACAATTCTTATTTATCCAATTTTATTGGCTACCCAACCGACTGTCCGCAACGCGAAAAAAACGGCTGGACCGGAGATGCTCATTTTGCCATTGAAACGGGACTTTACAATTATGATGGAATTACCATTTATGAAAAATGGCTGGCCGATCATCGTGATGAACAACAACCAAACGGAGTGCTTCCGGATATTATTCCTACAGGTGGCTGGGGCTATGGAACCGATAACGGGGTAGACTGGACCAGTACAATTGCCATTATTCCATGGAATATTTACATGTATTATGGCGACAGTAAATTACTTGCCGACTGTTACGACAACATTAAACGTTATGTGAACTACATCGATTCGCGAAGCCCGGACGGTTTAACCTCGTGGGGGCGTGGCGACTGGGTGCCAGTTAAATCGCAGTCAACCAAAGAATTGATGTCTTCCATTTACTATTATGTAGATACGCAGATTCTTGCTGATGCTGCTAAATTATTTGGCAAACAGGATGACCACACCCGGTATTCAACGCTGGCGCAAAAAATAAAGCAATCTGTTAATGAAAAATACCTGAACGAGGAAACCGGTACTTATGCCAATGGGACACAGACCGAACAGAGTATGCCACTGATGTGGAATGTGGTACCGGCAGATATGCGAAAACTAGTTGCCGATAATTTGGCAAAAAAGGTAGAAGAAAACGGTTTCCATTTAGATGTTGGTGTACACGGAGCAAAGGCACTTTTATTTGCCTTGAGTGAAAACGGACATGCAGAAACTGCTTATAAAGTGGCTGTTCAGGATAAATACCCTTCGTGGGGCTGGTGGATTGTAAACGGAGCAACTACGCTGCTCGAGAACTGGGACCTGGAAGCACCAAGAGATATTTCCGATAACCATATGATGTTTGGTGCAGTGGGAGGATGGTTTTACAGAGGATTGGGTGGAATCTATCCGGATGAGAACCATCCCGGATTTAAAAATGTGATTCTTAAACCTAACTTTATATCGTCGTTAGAAAACATTAAAGTGTCACATAAATCTCCTTATGGCGAAATAATTTCGGCGTGGCAACACAAAGGCAAAGCGATTCTTTATTCGGTTACACTTCCTGCCAATTCTGTTGCCGATTTTTACGTGCCTTCTGGTTACAGCATTCAAAAGGCCAGTGAGGCTGCCAGCGGTAAAAAGGTAAATCTTACAGTGAATGAAAACGGTATTTACAAGTTGCAGGCAGGAAGTTATGTGATTGAACTTAGGTGA